A single window of Aphidius gifuensis isolate YNYX2018 linkage group LG1, ASM1490517v1, whole genome shotgun sequence DNA harbors:
- the LOC122847566 gene encoding spermine oxidase, protein MAASMSESSDGRNICKICIIGGGMAGLSAANHLLKNNETDFIIVEARNRIGGRIIAIEIGGEKVELGANWIHGVLGNPIFELAMANGLIDIVRIPKPHKVVAAMEDGKQLPFPILQEIYEAYICFLRRCEEYFLSSYSPPEGINSVGAHVALEAELYLSSLPPEKRRIRQLLFDCLLKRETCITGCDNMEQVDLLEMGSYAELQGGNISLPGGYSTILEPIAKHIPKDRIFLGTPVSKIRWQTNEEINITSNNINNKDSCIEVTCENGKKIIADQVLCTLPLGVLKENGKKIFDPLLPNEKLEAIDRLMFGTVDKIYLEYERPFLNPGVSEVMLLWDDRGLTDDERNDLSKTWFRKIYSFTKISETLLLVWISGKSAEFMEQLSTDEVSDTCTKILRRFLNDPFVPAPKKCVRTSWHSQPHTRGSYTSMAVGASQIDIETIAEPIFAFDNDKKISIAFAGEHTHSSFYSTVHGAYLTGRTAAQSLLDSRQNDNNEHSIDCEDTSDLSSWIQGISLN, encoded by the exons ATGGCGGCATCCATGAGTGAATCTTCAGATGGAcgtaatatttgtaaaatatgtaTTATCGGTGGTGGAATGGCTGGTTTATCTGCTgcaaatcatttattaaaaaacaacgaaaCTGATTTTATAATTGTCGAAGCGAGGAATAGAATTGGTGGTCGTATTATTGCAATCGAAATTg gtGGTGAAAAAGTTGAACTTGGAGCAAATTGGATTCATGGTGTTTTGGGTAATCCAATATTTGAACTTGCAATGGCAAATGGTCTAATTGATATTGTTAGAATTCCAAAACCTCATAAAGTTGTAGCTGCAATGGAAGATGGTAAACAATTACCATTTCCAATACTTCAAGAAATTTATGAGgcatatatatgttttttacgTAGATgtgaagaatattttttaagttcatATAGTCCACCAGAAGGTATTAATAGTGTTGGTGCACATGTTGCACTTGAAGCTGaactttatttatcatcattaccaCCAGAAAAACGTAGAATacgacaattattatttgattgtttattaaaacgTGAAACATGTATTACTGGTTGTGATAATATGGaacaagttgatttattaGAAATGGGATCATATGCTGAACTTCAAGGTGGTAATATATCATTACCTGGTGGTTATTCAACGATTCTTGAACCAATTGCAAAACACATTCCAAaagatagaatttttttaggtACACCAGTATCAAAAATAag atggCAAACTaatgaagaaattaatataactagtaataatattaataataaagatagtTGCATAGAAGTAACATGtgaaaatggtaaaaaaataattgctgaTCAAGTATTATGTACTTTACCATTAGGtgtattaaaagaaaatggtaaaaaaatatttgatccattattaccaaatgaaaaattagaagCAATTGATAGATTAATGTTTGGCactgttgataaaatatatttggaatATGAAAGACCATTTTTAAATCCTGGTGTATCAGAAGTTATGTTGTTGTGGGATGATAGAGGTTTAACAGATGATGAACGTAATGATTTAAGTAAAACAtggtttagaaaaatatattcatttacaaaaatatcagaaacattattattagtatGGATATCTGGTAAATCTGCTGAATTTATGGAACAATTAAGTACAGATGAAGTATCAGATACatgtacaaaaatattacgtagatttttaaatgatcCATTTGTTCCTGCACCTAAAAAATGTGTTAGAACATCTTGGCATTCACAACCACATACACGTGGTTCATATACATCAATGGCTGTTGGTGCTAGtcaaattgatattgaaaCAATTGCTGAGCCAATATTTgcatttgataatgataaaaaaatatcaattgcaTTTGCTGGTGAACATACACATTCTTCATTTTATTCAACTGTTCATGGAGCATATTTGACTGGTCGTACTGCTGCACAGAGTCTACTTGATTCACgtcaaaatgataataacgAACACAGTATTGATTGTGAAGATACTAGTGATCTTAGCTCTTGGATTCAAGGAATttctttgaattaa
- the LOC122847565 gene encoding protein TAPT1 homolog isoform X2 — protein sequence MSKENGNIMTKNINYLNDNDIMEKKHIRFRSPDNNISTKTTINNESRIEDLNIDGQSIHSEKLNNNKKDFSIYEFVKTELTRGYQLEHDEERFSARREKIYSFLKIPIQVEKFMSYGFFQCADSFLFVYTFLPLRFIMALWAIITRPLKYYFGTNDENKKCERFLRPAEMCDLLKGFIVLGCWIAIFKVDTSMMYHLVKSQSVIKLYIFYNMLEVGDRLCSAFGQDTIDALLWTATEPRSNSRHRQHLGTLPHLLFALTYVFSHSVLVLCQATTLNVAINSSNKALLTIMMSNNFVELKGSVFKKFDKNNLFQLSCADVRERFHLMMLLLAVSLQTMKEYGWKADRFAILLPDCVLLLIAEVLVDWIKHAFITRFNELRSTVYRDYTVSLAYDMAQTRQSTAFSDPSDLVARRMGFIPLPLSVAMGRVLCTTLNPSAKLSNFILFLFGYLILVALRVLNSLIILGRACDLISSDSKKNNNIKKNCTINITRANSVIETSEQNCGMTIFSNSAVSLNNVCLNDTFVNNEKNQQTNDFQIKHVARAESEPLLPQ from the exons atgtCGAAAGAAAATGGTaatataatgacaaaaaatattaattatttaaatgataatgatattatggaaaaaaaacatataagaTTTCGTAGTcctgataataatatcagcactaaaacaacaattaataatgaatctAGAATTGAAGATTTGAATATTGATGGTCAATCAATTCattctgaaaaattaaataataataaaaagg atttttcaatttatgaaTTTGTTAAAACTGAATTAACAAGAGGCTATCAATTGGAGCATGATGAAGAAAGATTTTCAGCAAGacgtgaaaaaatatattcatttttaaaaataccaatacaagttgaaaaatttatgtcatatggattttttcaatgtgctgattcatttttatttgtatatacatttttaccATTAAGATTTATAATGGCACTTTGGGCAATAATAACAAgaccattaaaatattattttgg aacaaatgatgaaaataaaaaatgtgaaagATTTTTAAGACCAGCTGAAATGTGTGATTTATTAAAAGGTTTTATTGTTCTTGGTTGTTGGATTGCAATATTTAAAGTTGATACATCAATGATGTATCATCTTGTTAAAAGTCAATCAGTcataaaactttatatattttataatatgttGGAAGTTGGTGATCGTTTATGTAGTGCATTTGGACAAGATACAATTGATGCATTATTATGGACAGCAACTGAGCCAAGATCAAATTCAAGACACAGACAACATCTTGGAACATTACcacatttattatttgcattGACATATGTCT tttcaCACAGTGTATTGGTACTTTGTCAAGCAACAACATTAAATGTTGCCATCAACAGTAGTAACAAAGCTCTATTAACAATTATGATGTCTAATAat TTTGTCGAATTGAAAGGttctgtttttaaaaaatttgataaaaataatttatttcaattatcatGTGCTGATGTGAGAGAACGTTTTCATTTGATGATGTTACTTTTAGCAGTTAGTTTACAAACAATGAAAGAATACGGCTGGAAAGCTGATAGATTTGCTATTTTATTACCTGACTGTGTGCTATTACTAATTGCTGAAGTTCTTGTTGATtgg ATTAAACATGCTTTTATAACTCGTTTTAATGAATTACGTTCAACAGTTTATCGAGATTATACAGTGAGTTTAGCATATGACATGGCACAAACACGTCAATCAACAGCATTTTCAGATCCATCTGATCTTGTTGCACGTAGAATGGGTTTTATTCCATTACCATTGAGTGTTGCTATGGGACGAGTGCTATGTACAACATTAAATCCATCagcaaaattatcaaattttatattatttttatttggttatttaattCTTGTTGCTCTTAGGGtattaaatagtttaattattCTTGGAAGAGCATGTGATTTAATAAGTtctgattcaaaaaaaaataataatattaaaaaaaattgtacaataaatattactcGTGCAAATAGTGTTATTGAAACGAGTGAACAAAATTGTGGTAtgacaatattttcaaatagtgCAGTGAGTCTTAATAATGTTTGTTTAAATGATACATTTgtgaacaatgaaaaaaatcaacaaacaaatgattttcaaattaaacATGTAGCCAGAGCTGAGAGTGAACCACTTCTACCTCAATGA
- the LOC122847565 gene encoding protein TAPT1 homolog isoform X1, translated as MSKENGNIMTKNINYLNDNDIMEKKHIRFRSPDNNISTKTTINNESRIEDLNIDGQSIHSEKLNNNKKDFSIYEFVKTELTRGYQLEHDEERFSARREKIYSFLKIPIQVEKFMSYGFFQCADSFLFVYTFLPLRFIMALWAIITRPLKYYFGRTNDENKKCERFLRPAEMCDLLKGFIVLGCWIAIFKVDTSMMYHLVKSQSVIKLYIFYNMLEVGDRLCSAFGQDTIDALLWTATEPRSNSRHRQHLGTLPHLLFALTYVFSHSVLVLCQATTLNVAINSSNKALLTIMMSNNFVELKGSVFKKFDKNNLFQLSCADVRERFHLMMLLLAVSLQTMKEYGWKADRFAILLPDCVLLLIAEVLVDWIKHAFITRFNELRSTVYRDYTVSLAYDMAQTRQSTAFSDPSDLVARRMGFIPLPLSVAMGRVLCTTLNPSAKLSNFILFLFGYLILVALRVLNSLIILGRACDLISSDSKKNNNIKKNCTINITRANSVIETSEQNCGMTIFSNSAVSLNNVCLNDTFVNNEKNQQTNDFQIKHVARAESEPLLPQ; from the exons atgtCGAAAGAAAATGGTaatataatgacaaaaaatattaattatttaaatgataatgatattatggaaaaaaaacatataagaTTTCGTAGTcctgataataatatcagcactaaaacaacaattaataatgaatctAGAATTGAAGATTTGAATATTGATGGTCAATCAATTCattctgaaaaattaaataataataaaaagg atttttcaatttatgaaTTTGTTAAAACTGAATTAACAAGAGGCTATCAATTGGAGCATGATGAAGAAAGATTTTCAGCAAGacgtgaaaaaatatattcatttttaaaaataccaatacaagttgaaaaatttatgtcatatggattttttcaatgtgctgattcatttttatttgtatatacatttttaccATTAAGATTTATAATGGCACTTTGGGCAATAATAACAAgaccattaaaatattattttgg tagaacaaatgatgaaaataaaaaatgtgaaagATTTTTAAGACCAGCTGAAATGTGTGATTTATTAAAAGGTTTTATTGTTCTTGGTTGTTGGATTGCAATATTTAAAGTTGATACATCAATGATGTATCATCTTGTTAAAAGTCAATCAGTcataaaactttatatattttataatatgttGGAAGTTGGTGATCGTTTATGTAGTGCATTTGGACAAGATACAATTGATGCATTATTATGGACAGCAACTGAGCCAAGATCAAATTCAAGACACAGACAACATCTTGGAACATTACcacatttattatttgcattGACATATGTCT tttcaCACAGTGTATTGGTACTTTGTCAAGCAACAACATTAAATGTTGCCATCAACAGTAGTAACAAAGCTCTATTAACAATTATGATGTCTAATAat TTTGTCGAATTGAAAGGttctgtttttaaaaaatttgataaaaataatttatttcaattatcatGTGCTGATGTGAGAGAACGTTTTCATTTGATGATGTTACTTTTAGCAGTTAGTTTACAAACAATGAAAGAATACGGCTGGAAAGCTGATAGATTTGCTATTTTATTACCTGACTGTGTGCTATTACTAATTGCTGAAGTTCTTGTTGATtgg ATTAAACATGCTTTTATAACTCGTTTTAATGAATTACGTTCAACAGTTTATCGAGATTATACAGTGAGTTTAGCATATGACATGGCACAAACACGTCAATCAACAGCATTTTCAGATCCATCTGATCTTGTTGCACGTAGAATGGGTTTTATTCCATTACCATTGAGTGTTGCTATGGGACGAGTGCTATGTACAACATTAAATCCATCagcaaaattatcaaattttatattatttttatttggttatttaattCTTGTTGCTCTTAGGGtattaaatagtttaattattCTTGGAAGAGCATGTGATTTAATAAGTtctgattcaaaaaaaaataataatattaaaaaaaattgtacaataaatattactcGTGCAAATAGTGTTATTGAAACGAGTGAACAAAATTGTGGTAtgacaatattttcaaatagtgCAGTGAGTCTTAATAATGTTTGTTTAAATGATACATTTgtgaacaatgaaaaaaatcaacaaacaaatgattttcaaattaaacATGTAGCCAGAGCTGAGAGTGAACCACTTCTACCTCAATGA
- the LOC122847564 gene encoding GTP-binding protein 2, with translation MESFLSLFDTGESTTKRKSTWNKYTEKSSSDCESSENDDDNEESLPPEPEQGNIEYKLKLVNPSSQRFEHLVTQMKWRLREGHGEAIYQIGVEDNGRLAGLSREDMKASLKTLRDMASRLGATTRVLRERMANSPENLKSKKKLNEITNATTERRRTVEVLVTKIRRGDQDNQDTAIDLRLAVVGSQDAGKSTLLGVLTQGELDNGRGRARLNMLRHLHEIRSGRTSSISHEIIGFDTSGHVLNYAEMTTAEEICENATKVVTFIDLAGHKKYLRTTLLGLMGYSPHHVMVVVAPPLNEAAQEHIALCLALRLPFFIVMTKIDLGLCEHQQTLMQIKNTVRSQGYNKELVLYSDNNNSNNSQITSHYDDNIIPVFAVSSVTGIGLDELTEFIKELSPSESSNLDTGPGSCLFRIDETFRVAGLNNPVLGGLLVKGNIAPGTRMLVGPLPDGEFSPVKVVSLHRNKAPCGYVRASQSASLTLAPSTKRDATLPHLRPGMVLVSIGDHPHATVFFQATVLVVYHATSIYPGFQATVHVGNVRQTCVIEGIMDIKDEGLQTNDTASVLFRFVSHPEYLHVGMRLLFREGRTKGIGKITQVFPLIGSQSNSQ, from the exons ATGGAATcatttttgtctctttttgATACTGGTGAATCAACGACCAAGAGAAAATCAACTTGGAATAAATACACTGAAAAAAGCAGTTCAGATTGTGAAAGTTcagaaaatgatgatgacaatgagGAATCATTACCTCCAGAACCAGAACAAggaaatattgaatataaattaaaacttgtaAATCCATCATCACAAAGATTTGAACATTTAGTAACACAAATGAAATGGAGACTCAGAGAAGGACATGGAGAAGCTATTTATCAAATTg gtGTTGAAGATAATGGACGACTGGCAGGTCTTTCACGAGAAGATATGAAAGCATCATTAAAAACTCTTCGTGATATGGCATCACGTCTTGGTGCAACAACAAGAGTACTTCGTGAAAGAATGGCAAATTCacctgaaaatttaaaatctaaaaaaaaattaaatgaaataacaaatgcAACAACAGAAAGACGAAGAACCGTTGAAGTATTAGTAACAAAAATTCGTCGAGGTGATCAAGATAATCAAGATACTGCTATTGATTTAAGATTAGCAGTTGTTGGTTCACAAGATGCTGGTAAATCAACACTTCTTGGTGTATTAACACAGGGTGAATTAGACAATGGTCGTGGTAGAGCAAGATTAAATATGTTACGTCATCTTCATGAAATAAGAAGTGGTAgaacatcatcaatatcacaTGAAATAATTGGTTTTGATACATCTGGACATGTATTAAATTATGCTGAAATGACAACTGCTGAAGAAATATGTGAAAATGCAACAAAAGTTGTTACATTTATTGATCTTGCtggacataaaaaatatttgcgaACAACACTATTAGGTTTAATGGGTTATTCACCACATCATGTTATGGTTGTTGTTGCACCACCACTTAATGAAGCTGCACAAGAACATATAGCACTTTGTCTTGCTTTAAGATtaccattttttattgttatgacTAAAATTGATTTGGGACTATGTGAACATCAACAAACACTtatgcaaattaaaaatacagtaCGTTCACAAGGATATAATAAAGAACTTGTACTTtatagtgataataataatagtaataatagtcAAATTACTTCacattatgatgataatattataccAGTATTTGCTGTTAGTTCAGTAACTGGTATTGGATTAGATGAACTTACAGAATTTATTAAAGAATTATCACCATCAGAATCATCAAATTTAGATACTGGTCCTGGTTCTTGTTTATTTAGAATTGATGAAACATTTAGAGTTGCTGGTTTAAATAATCCAGTACTTGGTGGTTTACTTGTTAAGGGTAATATTGCACCAGGTACAAGAATGCTTGTTGGACCATTACCTGATGGTGAATTTTCACCAGTTAAAGTTGTATCATTACACAGAAATAAAGCACCTTGTGGTTATGTTAGAGCTTCACAAAGTGCTAGTTTAACACTTGCACCATCAACTAAAAGAGATGCAACATTACCTCATTTAAGGCCTGGAATGGTACTTGTATCAATTGGTGATCATCCACATGCAACTGTTTTCTTTcaa gCAACAGTTTTAGTTGTTTATCATGCAACATCAATTTATCCAGGATTTCAAGCAACTGTTCATGTTGGAAATGTTCGTCAAACATGTGTTATTGAAGGAATAATGGATATTAAAGATGAGGGATTACAAACAAATGATACAGCATCAGTTCTCTTCAGGTTTGTCAGCCATCCAGAATATCTTCATGTTGGCATGAGACTTTTATTTCGTGAGGGTCGTACCAAAGgaattggaaaaataacaCAAGTTTTTCCACTCATCGGTTCTCAAAGTAAttcacaataa
- the LOC122847567 gene encoding serine protease snake-like isoform X1: protein MNIIFFVSIGFLGIVYSDELYEGGSCPLENGKLGMCKKVLECPKKLEEVRQGKRDAVSSRCGFDGVIEIVCCPLDLKQKFGLRPVELACQQYQNEILPIKGLSFHILKGTEARSGEFPYAAALGYAKNDPGSYQIDYNCGGTLISSTFVLTAAHCVNNIDGKVPVRVRVGSDNLEAIDSSVQELRIEYILPSPSYKRTAAYNDIALIKLASPVKWSPTVKPICLPSKPIEQLNITSDSSLIVVGWGATNIDGDFSKILLKTPSLNVVSRQECSRFYAGFQSLRNGITDDVICVMDKNLTRGADACQGDSGGPLILINDDEESLVGIVSSGQICGSPVPALYTSVYKHLEWIESFVWSDRNSI from the exons atgaatattattttttttgtcagcaTTGGATTTCTTGGAATAGTTTATTCTGATGAATTAtatg aGGGGGGTAGTTGTCCTCTTGAAAATGGAAAACTTGGAATGTGCAAAAAAGTACTTGAATGTCcaaaaaaacttgaagaagTTAGACAAGGAAAAAGAGATGCTGTATCATCAAGATGTGGATTTGATGGTGTCATTGAAATTGTTTGCTGTCCACTTGAtcttaaacaaaaatttggtCTACGACCTGTCGAACTTG catgTCAACAGTATCAAAATGAAATTCTTCCAATCAAAGGATTATCATTTCATATATTAAAAGGAACAGAAGCACGTTCAGGTGAATTTCCTTATGCAGCTGCACTTGGATATGCTAAAAATGATCCAGGATCATatcaaattgattataattgtGGAGGaacattaatatcatcaacatttgTTTTAACAGCTGCACAttgtgttaataatattgatggcAAAGTGCCAGTTCGT GTTCGTGTTGGATCAGATAATTTAGAAGCAATAGATTCAAGTGTTCAAGAGCTaagaattgaatatatattgccATCTCCAAGTTATAAACGTACAGCAGCTTATAATGACATTGCTCTTATTAAACTTGCAAGTCCTGTCAAGTGGTCACCAACTGTTAAACCAATTTGTTTACCAAGTAAACCAATTGAACAACTTAATATAACATCAGATAGTTCATTGATTGTTGTTGGCTGGGGTGCAACAAATATTGATGgagatttttcaaaaatattattaaaaacaccaAGTCTAAA tgttGTATCGAGACAAGAGTGTTCACGTTTTTATGCAGGTTTTCAAAGTTTAAGAAATGGTATAACAGATGATGTAATATGTGTTatggataaaaatttaactagaGGAGCAGATGCATGCCAGGGTGACAGTGGAGGACCacttatattaataaatgatgatgaagaaagtTTAGTTGGAATTGTTTCGTCAGGACAAATATGTGGAAGTCCTGTTCCTGCATTATATACATCAGTTTATAAACATCTTGAATGGATTGAATCATTTGTCTGGTCAGatagaaattcaatttaa
- the LOC122847567 gene encoding serine protease persephone-like isoform X2, giving the protein MCKKVLECPKKLEEVRQGKRDAVSSRCGFDGVIEIVCCPLDLKQKFGLRPVELACQQYQNEILPIKGLSFHILKGTEARSGEFPYAAALGYAKNDPGSYQIDYNCGGTLISSTFVLTAAHCVNNIDGKVPVRVRVGSDNLEAIDSSVQELRIEYILPSPSYKRTAAYNDIALIKLASPVKWSPTVKPICLPSKPIEQLNITSDSSLIVVGWGATNIDGDFSKILLKTPSLNVVSRQECSRFYAGFQSLRNGITDDVICVMDKNLTRGADACQGDSGGPLILINDDEESLVGIVSSGQICGSPVPALYTSVYKHLEWIESFVWSDRNSI; this is encoded by the exons ATGTGCAAAAAAGTACTTGAATGTCcaaaaaaacttgaagaagTTAGACAAGGAAAAAGAGATGCTGTATCATCAAGATGTGGATTTGATGGTGTCATTGAAATTGTTTGCTGTCCACTTGAtcttaaacaaaaatttggtCTACGACCTGTCGAACTTG catgTCAACAGTATCAAAATGAAATTCTTCCAATCAAAGGATTATCATTTCATATATTAAAAGGAACAGAAGCACGTTCAGGTGAATTTCCTTATGCAGCTGCACTTGGATATGCTAAAAATGATCCAGGATCATatcaaattgattataattgtGGAGGaacattaatatcatcaacatttgTTTTAACAGCTGCACAttgtgttaataatattgatggcAAAGTGCCAGTTCGT GTTCGTGTTGGATCAGATAATTTAGAAGCAATAGATTCAAGTGTTCAAGAGCTaagaattgaatatatattgccATCTCCAAGTTATAAACGTACAGCAGCTTATAATGACATTGCTCTTATTAAACTTGCAAGTCCTGTCAAGTGGTCACCAACTGTTAAACCAATTTGTTTACCAAGTAAACCAATTGAACAACTTAATATAACATCAGATAGTTCATTGATTGTTGTTGGCTGGGGTGCAACAAATATTGATGgagatttttcaaaaatattattaaaaacaccaAGTCTAAA tgttGTATCGAGACAAGAGTGTTCACGTTTTTATGCAGGTTTTCAAAGTTTAAGAAATGGTATAACAGATGATGTAATATGTGTTatggataaaaatttaactagaGGAGCAGATGCATGCCAGGGTGACAGTGGAGGACCacttatattaataaatgatgatgaagaaagtTTAGTTGGAATTGTTTCGTCAGGACAAATATGTGGAAGTCCTGTTCCTGCATTATATACATCAGTTTATAAACATCTTGAATGGATTGAATCATTTGTCTGGTCAGatagaaattcaatttaa
- the LOC122847567 gene encoding serine protease persephone-like isoform X3: MKQSVIFIVSFIHLVSCEFDCLGYQNVQNPRSSWKACQQYQNEILPIKGLSFHILKGTEARSGEFPYAAALGYAKNDPGSYQIDYNCGGTLISSTFVLTAAHCVNNIDGKVPVRVRVGSDNLEAIDSSVQELRIEYILPSPSYKRTAAYNDIALIKLASPVKWSPTVKPICLPSKPIEQLNITSDSSLIVVGWGATNIDGDFSKILLKTPSLNVVSRQECSRFYAGFQSLRNGITDDVICVMDKNLTRGADACQGDSGGPLILINDDEESLVGIVSSGQICGSPVPALYTSVYKHLEWIESFVWSDRNSI, translated from the exons atgaaacaatctgttatttttattgtttcttttattCACTTGGTATCATGTGAATTTGACTGTCTAG gATATCAAAATGTACAAAATCCTCGATCATCTTGGAAAg catgTCAACAGTATCAAAATGAAATTCTTCCAATCAAAGGATTATCATTTCATATATTAAAAGGAACAGAAGCACGTTCAGGTGAATTTCCTTATGCAGCTGCACTTGGATATGCTAAAAATGATCCAGGATCATatcaaattgattataattgtGGAGGaacattaatatcatcaacatttgTTTTAACAGCTGCACAttgtgttaataatattgatggcAAAGTGCCAGTTCGT GTTCGTGTTGGATCAGATAATTTAGAAGCAATAGATTCAAGTGTTCAAGAGCTaagaattgaatatatattgccATCTCCAAGTTATAAACGTACAGCAGCTTATAATGACATTGCTCTTATTAAACTTGCAAGTCCTGTCAAGTGGTCACCAACTGTTAAACCAATTTGTTTACCAAGTAAACCAATTGAACAACTTAATATAACATCAGATAGTTCATTGATTGTTGTTGGCTGGGGTGCAACAAATATTGATGgagatttttcaaaaatattattaaaaacaccaAGTCTAAA tgttGTATCGAGACAAGAGTGTTCACGTTTTTATGCAGGTTTTCAAAGTTTAAGAAATGGTATAACAGATGATGTAATATGTGTTatggataaaaatttaactagaGGAGCAGATGCATGCCAGGGTGACAGTGGAGGACCacttatattaataaatgatgatgaagaaagtTTAGTTGGAATTGTTTCGTCAGGACAAATATGTGGAAGTCCTGTTCCTGCATTATATACATCAGTTTATAAACATCTTGAATGGATTGAATCATTTGTCTGGTCAGatagaaattcaatttaa